Proteins found in one Malassezia vespertilionis chromosome 5, complete sequence genomic segment:
- the DPL1 gene encoding sphinganine-1-phosphate aldolase (EggNog:ENOG503NXZ8; COG:E), whose product MSNRLMATGSLAFVRNALTYDNARTLALVLVVLHYTRIWARTVRAEGLVGVARHAFVRLCKIALRIALLLPSNRRRMQREMNEATTDLEKSLIPHSTVPIVREIPAHGRDVAWIDTQLTALQRLSSKADEEDGTVHWRGGHVSGAVYHGGEDLSKLIMSSMGRFLLSNPLHPEVFPGLRKMEAEVVCMVLNMYNAPDGAAGTTTSGGTESILMACKTMRDWGRAERHIRHPEMVIPTSAHVAFDKAGNYFGIKVRRVPVDRFTRKVSIDAMRRAINSNTVLLVGSAPNFPDGMMDDIVAIATLAKHYRIGCHVDCCLGSFIVPFLAAAGFVTEPFDFRVDGVTSISCDTHKYGFAPKGSSIVMYRSKELRRFQYYVNTEWTGGVYASPTLAGSRPGALIAGTWATMLAMGQDGYTESCRLIVGAAKEIERRVCTEIPELTVLGKPLVSVVAIASAGNINIYDVGDQMSKRGWHLNALAGDIPAFHIAATRLTVPAVDNFIIDLKLSVAQSRTRPAQPGTMATVYGLGATTAVGPMLVGEMASRFIDTLYKVE is encoded by the coding sequence ATGAGCAACCGCCTAATGGCCACGGGCTCTTTGGCTttcgtgcgcaatgcgctcaCTTACGACAATGCGCGAACACTTGCGCTTGTATTAGTTGTGCTGCATTACACGCGCATCTGGGCGCGTACGGTGCGTGCGGAAGGGCTTGTTGGTGTCGCCAGGCACGCATTCGTGCGTCTTTGCAAGATtgccttgcgcatcgcgctttTGCTGCCGAGCAACAGGCGTcggatgcagcgcgagatgaACGAAGCCACGACAGATCTTGAGAAGTCGCTCATTCCGCACTCGACCGTCCCTATTGTGCGCGAAATCCCCGCGCACGGCAGGGACGTTGCATGGATCGACACACAGCTCACCGCTCTCCAGCGCCTCTCGAGCAAGGCTGACGAAGAAGACGGTACAGTACACTGGCGCGGTGGACATGTCTCTGGCGCGGTGTACCACGGCGGGGAAGATTTGTCCAAGTTGATCATGTCATCCATGGGGCGCTTCTTGCTCTCGAATCCGCTGCACCCCGAAGTCTTCCCCGGCCTGCGCAAGATGGAAGCCGAGGTCGTGTGTATGGTACTGAACATGTACAATGCACCAGATGGCGCTGCGGGTACTACCACATCTGGCGGCACGGAATCGATCCTCATGGCGTGCAAAACGATGCGCGATTGGggccgtgccgagcgccatATTCGACACCCCGAAATGGTGATTCCCACCAGCGCGCACGTTGCGTTTGACAAGGCCGGCAATTACTTTGGAATCAAGGTCCGCCGCGTTCCTGTAGACCGGTTCACGCGCAAGGTAAGCATCGACGCCATGCGCCGTGCCATCAACTCGAATACCGTGCTCCTGGTCGGCAGCGCACCCAATTTTCCTGACGGGATGATGGACGATATTGTTGCGATtgcgacgcttgcaaaGCACTACCGCATTGGCTGCCACGTAGACTGCTGTCTCGGCTCTTTCATCGTACCGTtcctcgccgccgcaggTTTTGTCACTGAGCCGTTCGACTTCCGCGTCGACGGCGTCACTTCCATTTCCTGCGATACACACAAGTATGGATTTGCACCCAAAGGCTCGTCCATTGTCATGTACCGCAgcaaggagctgcgccgTTTCCAGTACTATGTAAACACCGAATGGACTGGTGGTGTGTACGCAAGTCCGACGCTTGCCGGCTCGCGTCCAGGCGCACTCATTGCAGGGACTTGGGCTACCATGCTGGCTATGGGGCAGGATGGCTACACCGAGAGCTGTCGCTTGAttgtcggcgctgcgaaaGAAAttgagcgccgcgtttGCACCGAGATTCCCGAGCTGACCGTGCTTGGGAAACCACTTGTGAGCGTTGTGGCGATTGCGAGTGCGGGCAACATCAACATCTACGATGTCGGCGATCAGATGAGCAAGCGTGGGTGGCACCTTAATGCACTGGCGGGCGATATACCAGCGTTCCATatcgccgcgacgcgccttACCGTGCCGGCAGTGGACAATTTTATCATAGACCTCAAGCTTTCCGTCGCACAATCGCGGACTAGGCCTGCTCAGCCTGGCACGATGGCGACGGTGTACGGTCTTGGAGCGACTACCGCTGTCGGCCCTATGCTTGTGGGCGAAATGGCCTCGCGCTTTATCGATACACTATACAAGGTCGAATAG
- the TOA1 gene encoding transcription factor IIA subunit alpha (BUSCO:EOG092651HW; COG:K; EggNog:ENOG503P5JD): protein MSNKVVSSTFRHIIDDVIANVRQDFEDMGIEKEVLEELQRSWEAKLIATQVTEFEGAPGMRPQLTYTPGTAPNVSVTVPRDILIKKENKDEKEGGAAPKSESSEGAAASSSKRKRDAKDEGGDSDEIGSDLDDSEEEEGDGNEDMMLCLYDKVQRVKNKWKCVLRDGVASIHGRDYLFSKCNGEFEW from the exons ATGAGCAACAAAGTTGTGTCGTCGACATTTCGGCACATTATTGATGATGTGATCGCAAATGTCCGACAAGACTTTGAGGATATGGGGATAGAAAAAGAAGTGCTGGAAGAGCTGCAACGATCCTGGGAGGCGAAGCTGATTGCGACGCAAGTGACCGAATTTGAAGGCGCACCAGGGATGCGCCCACAACTGACGTATACTCCCGGCACCGCGCCTAACGTGTCGGTTACGGTACCACGCGATATTCTCATCAAAAAAGAAAACAAAGACGAGAAGgagggcggcgcagcacccAAGTCCGAGTCGAGCgaaggcgcagcggcttccagctcgaagcgcaagcgcgacgcaaaagACGAGGGTGGGGACAGCGACGAGATTGGCAGTGATCTCGACGACTcagaagaggaggaagGCGATGGAAACGAAGATATGATGCTCTGCCTGTACGACAAGGTACAGCGTGTGAAAAACAAGTGGAAATGTGTACTACGTGACGGCGTTGCATCTATTCACGGACGCGACTATTTATTTTCAAAGTGCAACGG CGAGTTTGAATGGTAG
- a CDS encoding uncharacterized protein (EggNog:ENOG503NW14; COG:S; TransMembrane:3 (o288-306i327-347o384-401i)) gives MPPPSFSSSSTLSTVSVPRTTLNAIKDVVQHVQAAAAKHDGVSLTTALQSIDSLLQDPALELRPQETDLLSSLDRTEPASQVVLAVADRLNTELLDVVGAVNDTSRVVLLTFVAMLEPLAMLLGPKLLVRDWWEPVLYPTLKLEDFSDADASRIRTLTVYMMMAAPDSAYSNETHQALDDEQEPVSDAYFSFTQYIFELYVQATEALADFAPLPEDYAALRSEDAENDPIAEEDLSALVASHACDTPEGKASRRALEIILSVYSLQRPGRFFHHLAHGFAKGDAPTPLLYLLVSFLHHHTMHLYRMTSTNLVLQIMQTLLVTQSTRTMSLGVACIIMILPHIVLWMIGGGGGGVRMLFRVYGRTVSWHRPAHAVAHGLTPNVDLLFTLIYGIFPCNLLRFLRGPKRYLEEMDYSDQFDPAWKETLDEEMVRTRSQAMLRTHATNPTLVDGDAASELTNTKRFAHVDASDITAECMSLRIELNERPKPDADALLREHANNRQALPRDALKDAEHKFELYLKDQLLLHIGRLHRDRIANAVSEAEQQNLYHTLRTLRSQLYAAEERVDKQRAEMQTTSMRHVQWERELNSKLNNYREERRAWIADIVRLKQELEVSKTTIQIQHQRITDMGTHTFELEKDLQRAEPKLAQLEAYGENVRKMSNCLSDLEEDLTKYDIQGREMDKLLSWWQEMELVVSNSEANAGRYRRLLEERTTENTLLKSQLEAMRADAKAHVARREANRDWLLGGCDKETAETHDQYKAQNATLELLVMELRARIEELETDLQYMRKESRELELLETDSPNTGLFSPETLGITGSPPPPLSLGSPLQKEARSGEM, from the coding sequence atgccgccaCCGAGCTTTTCGAGCTCGAGTACGCTGAGTACCGtcagcgtgccgcgcaccaCGCTTAATGCGATAAAAGACGTGGTGCAGCAtgtgcaagcggcggcggcaaaaCACGATGGCGTCTCGCTGACTACCGCGCTCCAAAGCATCGATTCTCTGCTCCAGGACCCGGCGCTAGAATTGCGCCCGCAAGAGACGGACTTGCTGTCCAGCCTCGATCGCACTGAGCCTGCATCGCAGGTTGTATTGGCGGTTGCAGATCGGCTAAATACTGAGCTGCTTGACGTCGTTGGTGCGGTTAACGATACGTCGCGTGTCGTCCTGCTCACCTTTGttgccatgctcgagcCCCTAGCCATGCTGCTCGGGCCAAAATTGCTGGTGCGCGACTGGTGGGAGCCTGTTTTATACCCCACACTGAAACTCGAGGATTTCTCAGATGCAGATGCGAGCCGCATACGCACACTCACGGTCTACATGATGATGGCCGCGCCCGACAGTGCATATTCCAACGAGACCCACCAAGCCCTCGACGACGAACAGGAGCCTGTGTCTGACGCATATTTCAGCTTTACGCAGTACATATTTGAGCTGTATGTACAGGCCACAGAAGCGCTCGCGgattttgcgccgctccccGAAGATtacgcggcgctgcgctcggaAGATGCGGAGAACGATCCGATAGCAGAAGAAGATCTCTCTGCCCTTGTCGCGAGCCATGCGTGCGACACACCCGAAGGGAAAGcatcgcgacgcgcactCGAAATCATCCTGTCGGTTTACAGTCTACAGCGCCCGGGCCGCTTTTTTCaccatctcgcgcacggatTTGCCAAAGGCGACGCGCCTACGCCGCTGCTCTACCTCCTCGTGAGCTTTTTGCACCACCATACGATGCACTTGTACAGGATGACGTCTACAAACCTTGTCCTGCAGATCATGCAAACACTTCTCGTTACTCAATCTACACGGACCATGTCGCTTGGCGTTGCATGCATCATTATGATCCTTCCGCACATTGTTTTATGGATGATTGGCGGTGGTGGTGGCGGTGTCCGCATGCTTTTCCGCGTCTACGGACGCACAGTTAGCTGgcatcgtccagcgcacgccgtggCGCATGGATTGACGCCAAACGTGGACTTGCTCTTCACGCTCATCTACGGCATTTTCCCGTGCAATTTACTCCGATTTCTGCGTGGGCCAAAGCGGTACCTCGAAGAAATGGATTATAGCGATCAGTTCGATCCCGCATGGAAAGAAACGCTGGACGAAGAGATGGTACGCACACGCAGCCAggcaatgctgcgcacTCACGCGACAAATCCAACGCTCGTCGATGGAGATGCAGCATCGGAGCTAACCAACACGAAACGGTTCGCACACGTCGACGCTTCCGACATTACCGCTGAGTGCATGAGCCTGCGCATCGAATTGAACGAGCGGCCAAAGCCAGacgccgatgcgctgctgcgcgaacACGCAAATAACAGACAGGCACTTCCGCGTGATGCGCTAAAAGACGCGGAACACAAATTTGAGTTATACCTCAAGGACCAGCTGCTGTTGCACATAGGCCGTTTGCACCGCGATCGAATTGCCAACGCGGTGAGCGAGGCCGAGCAACAAAACCTGTATCATACACTGCGCACGTTGCGCTCGCAGCTGTATGCAGCAGAAGAACGCGTGGACAAGCAGCGTGCAGAGATGCAAACGACGAGCATGCGGCATGTCCAGTgggagcgcgagctgaaCAGCAAACTTAATAACTACCGCGAggagcgccgtgcgtggATTGCCGACATTGTCAGGCTGAAACAGGAGCTGGAGGTCAGCAAAACCACGATCCAGATTCAGCACCAGCGCATCACAGATATGGGAACGCACACCTTCGAGCTGGAAAAAGACTTGCAACGCGCGGAGCCCAAGTTGGCACAGCTGGAAGCGTACGGCGAAAATGTGCGAAAAATGAGCAACTGTTTGTCGGATCTGGAAGAAGATTTAACCAAGTACGACATCCAGGGCCGGGAAATGGACAAGCTTCTTTCTTGGTGGCAGGAAATGGAGCTGGTTGTTTCGAATAGCGAGGCAAATGCAGGGCGGTACCGACGGCTCCTTGAAGAGCGCACCACCGAGAATACACTCCTCAAGAGCCAGCTCGAGGCGATGCGTGCAGATGCCAAGGCCCATGTGGCGCGCAGGGAAGCGAATCGAGACTGGCTGCTTGGCGGGTGCGATAAGGAGACGGCAGAAACTCATGACCAGTACAAAGCACAGAATGCTACTCTGGAGCTATTGGTCATGgaattgcgcgcgcgaatcgAGGAATTGGAGACGGATTTGCAGTACATGCGCAAGGAAAGCCGCGAATTGGAGTTACTGGAAACAGACAGCCCAAACACAGGCCTGTTTTCACCGGAAACGCTGGGCATTACTGGTTCGCCTCCGCCGCCATTATCACTTGGTTCCCCCTTACAGAAAGAGGCACGCAGCGGGGAGATGTAA
- the BRE1 gene encoding RING-type E3 ubiquitin transferase (EggNog:ENOG503NW1B; COG:O), whose amino-acid sequence MDRKRAHAYSEGGAPSGPFDTKRMHVDDGFDDDENPDYARLERFRKEAIYRCMREAKRDAKRANAVVQMLELRMHDMRGCILAVNQFWDALLESVHLLDEQIIGAELCGALAAFAPLSLEMHNTEQLAALAQRAEIANKVLAALVSYAARTRPHESVPKAMQDLQARCQTLANEASAARQQVQATHAQLSATESGKARVTEDLRAAQRQLDRSQSGLVQSIEDPQGKALRDASTSQKSEPTQETEEQQSTPNGTDKDAAIETQQAAIAAAQEELESVRNLAQARLEEAHAVRAELLDARQQIAALASQLQSLPDERIRTHPAYHELLAEMVFLQQEAERLRTECAATQKENEDMREFRAEFQHQTATQANTHADELQKQVRTRDTDIVRLRGQRDELNAEMLERRARDTVKFTQVDDLKALLAAKDERMEALKSQAHRLQLQVAALRGDTLAVERLNADGVDVLAKSMTELASENAALRAQLASDDTGAETHKALAACKALLAKATTPEDALERWSALQHEATQGRQEADAANASAAAMYDEVDRLTAAYDVLEKETNTKLANLARLEEKIMRLTTEKSKADNKYFAAMRAKDAVDAEKRTLARNAERQSKVIERYTETEKALGAQLGQAEKEISALRRGVQTHTTALAEMERDKASMRRRLAEIERAKAAADAAAAQHLATTNAAADAQARAEERGALLDKELSRTKRLSSGTVKKKGDSENTHLEYLNSLLRCSSCKERYRNRIITRCLHTFCDECVNARIQTRQRKCPHCASAFATSDVQVLYLQ is encoded by the exons ATGGACAGGAAGCGGGCGCATGCCTATTCGgaaggcggcgcgccaagcggTCCGTTCGACACAAAACGCATGCATGTTGATGATGGATTCGATGACGACGAGAATCCCGACTACGCGCGCCTAGAG CGCTTTCGCAAGGAAGCGATATACCGATGCATGCGCGAGGCAAAGCGCGATGCGAAACGTGCGAATGCAGTAGTTCAgatgctcgagctgcgcatgcacgaTATGCGAGGGTGCATTCTCGCCGTGAATCAGTTTTGGGATGCACTCCTGGAATCGGTGCATTTGCTCGACGAGCAAATCATCGGCGCGGAGCTGTGTGGTGCCTTGGCGGCCTTTGCACCACTTTCACTAGAGATGCATAATaccgagcagctcgcggcgctggcgcaacGCGCAGAAATTGCAAACAAagtgcttgctgcgctggtatcgtacgctgcgcgcacacgGCCGCATGAATCCGTGCCCAAGGCCATGCAGGACCTCCAGGCACGGTGCCAAACACTTGCAAACGAagcgagcgccgctcggcagcAAGTccaagcgacgcacgcCCAGCTGAGCGCGACAGAGTCCGGCAAAGCACGTGTGACAGAggacttgcgcgcagcgcagcgccaattAGACCGCTCGCAAAGCGGGCTTGTGCAGTCTATCGAGGACCCCCAAggcaaagcgctgcgcgatgcatccACCTCACAAAAATCCGAGCCCACGCAAGAGACCGAAGAGCAGCAAAGCACGCCCAATGGCACGGATAAGGACGCAGCGATCGAgacgcagcaagcggcgatCGCCGCGGCACAAGAGGAGCTGGAATCGGTGCGCAACcttgcacaggcgcgcctcgaggaagcgcacgctgtgcgtgccgagctgctcgacgcgcgacAGCAaattgcggcgctcgcatCCCAGTTACAGTCGCTCCCCGACGAGCGCATACGTACCCATCCTGCATACCACGAGCTATTGGCCGAGATGGTATTCCTGCAGCAGGAAGCcgagcgtttgcgcacAGAGTGCGCCGCTACGCAAAAAGAAAATGAAGACATGCGCGAGTTTCGCGCGGAGTTCCAGCACCAAACAGCGACGCAGGCCAATACACACGCAGACGAGCTCCAGAAACAGgtccgcacgcgcgacacGGATATCGTTCGCCTGCGCGGCCAGCGTGACGAGCTGAACGCAGAGATGCTGGAACGCCGGGCGCGCGATACTGTCAAATTCACCCAGGTCGATGACCTCAAAGCACTCCTTGCGGCAAAAGACGAAAGGATGGAGGCGCTTAAAAGCCAGGCGCACAGGCTCCAGCTGCAGGTAGCTGCGCTCCGTGGCGATACCCTCGCCGTGGAGCGACTCAATGCGGACGGTGTGGACGTGCTGGCGAAAAGCATGACCGAGCTCGCGTCGgaaaatgcagcgctccgcGCGCAATTGGCGAGCGACGACACGGGCGCAGAGACGCATaaagcgcttgcagcatGCAAGGCACTCCTTGCAAAAGCAACCACGCCagaggatgcgctcgagcgctggTCTGCACTCCAGCACGAGGCCACGCAAGGGCGCCAAGAAGCAGACGCTGCAAACgcgtctgcagcagcgATGTACGATGAAGTAGACAGGTTGACCGCCGCATACGACGTATTGGAGAAGGAAACGAACACAAAATTAGCCAACCTTGCGCGGCTGGAAGAAAAGATTATGCGGCTCACGACGGAAAAGTCAAAAGCGGACAACAAGTACTTTGCtgccatgcgcgcaaaagacgcggTCGACGCTGAAAAACGGACGCTGGCACGCAATGCAGAGCGGCAAAGCAAGGTTATTGAGCGGTACACGGAAACAGAaaaagcgcttggcgcacagctGGGACAGGCGGAGAAGGAAATCAGTGCcctgcgccgtggcgtACAAACACACACGACCGCActtgccgagatggagcgcgacaaggcgTCCATGCGCCGGCGTTTGGCCGAGATAGAGCGTGCCAAggccgctgccgacgctgctgctgcacagcacctCGCGACGACGAATGCtgccgccgacgcacaagcgcgcgcagaagaacgcggcgcgcttctgGACAAGGAATTAAGCCGCACCAAGCGCCTTTCGTCTGGCACGGTAAAAAAGAAGGGCGATTCGGAAAATACGCATTTGGAGTATCTCAACAGCCTGCTTcgctgctcgtcgtgcAAGGAGCGGTACCGCAACCGGATCATCACGCGATGTCTGCACACCTTTTGCGACGAATGCGTGAATGCGCGCATCCAGACGCGGCAGCGAAAGTGCCCGCACTGTGCCTCGGCATTTGCCACGAGCGATGTGCAGGTCTTGTACCTGCAGTAG
- a CDS encoding uncharacterized protein (COG:K; EggNog:ENOG503Q4CQ): protein MCVVATNHSHWAPARDLNPLSSEDIEAFLGSTQKKSGELVKAYKIARDPRVWNEQMNKVVKEAEEEEESDRKRKPRSGPARKSEPKKQRVESEAKLDEAPATREETEDEMDPQTRKVREWRHKLQRAFLNKDGVIVAEDMKNQDETFKIVEAYTEMTPEQLRATKIGKVMRRIHQLGEVPRDDEFHFKSRAGELMNRWSAILGAH from the coding sequence ATGTGTGTAGTGGCGACTAACCACAGCCATTGGGCGCCAGCGCGTGATTTGAACCCCCTTTCCAGTGAGGATATTGAGGCGTTCTTGGGCAGCACACAAAAAAAGTCTGGCGAGCTTGTCAAGGCGTAcaagattgcgcgcgaccCGCGTGTGTGGAACGAACAAATGAACAAAGTTGTAAAGGAAgcggaggaggaggaggaaaGCGatcgcaagcgcaagccaaGGAGCGGGCCTGCGAGGAAATCGGAGCCCAAGAAACAGCGCGTCGAATCCGAGGCGaagctggacgaggcgcctGCCACTCGCGAAGAGACGGAGGATGAGATGGATCCGCAGACGAGAAAAGTGCGCGAATGGCGTCACAagttgcagcgcgcattccTGAACAAGGACGGCGTGATTGTTGCTGAGGACATGAAGAACCAGGACGAGACGTTCAAAATCGTCGAGGCGTACACAGAGATGACGCCCGAGCAGTTACGCGCGACAAAAATAGGCAAGGTTATGCGGCGGATCCaccagcttggcgaggtgCCGCGGGACGACGAGTTCCACTTTAAGTCGCGTGCTGGCGAGCTGATGAATCGCTGGAGTGCAATTTTAGGAGCACACTGA
- the GLN4 gene encoding glutamine--tRNA ligase (EggNog:ENOG503NUV0; BUSCO:EOG09260WYQ; COG:J) yields MAPKLNVQDPEIARLLELFATISLTGQRAQDTVKNEKYARALEQTITSLHLDQANLDPKHSSFVVVAASSGADLPGEKRDYIVRRILSNDLKSTDQINTACKYIASEDMPLDAHAFDAACGVGVDVSPEQCRAAVIMYMDEHATELEEVCGWPKMSAIMGAVRGDPSMRWANAVDIKTAVEQELTKRFGPRAAAQKKKAATTNAPAKKPKQEEPGTARPDAMFKEGFLANLHPVGGNPQRIPALREQHIKATNGSVMTRFPPEPNGFLHIGHSKAIAVNFGFARFHGGLCYLRFDDTNPEAEEEKYFTSIIDTVRWLGFEPYKVTYSSDYFQRLYTLAIDLIKRGLAFVDHSTPEEIRQGRGGPEKGARQESKWRNRPAEENLAAFEAMRTGKYKPGEAVLRMKQDILGSGNPQMWDLIAYRVLEAPHHRTGKTWCIYPTYDFTHCLVDSFENISHSLCTTEFILARESYEWLCDALEVYKPRQYEYGRLSIEGTVMSKRKMLKLVNGGYVDGWDDPRMYTLIGLRRRGVPPGAILSFVNSLGVTTNNSVIQTNRFDQSVRQFLELDTPRLMMVLKPLKITIENLPDDFLLEITKPLHPKVPTMGSAKVPFTNTVYIDASDFRTEDAKDYFRLAPGKTVGLYQVPAPITCTSFRTDERGEAVELICRYEEDHQGKPPKTYIQWVAEHAPSQSPVHIKQVNLFRNLFTCESPAAEDNFLDHINPNSRDVLHNAMLEPAFFEVARLSVVNAHKEAEERMRAAEALTEQALGKERAVKETQDKDAVQNTKSETVGKEAIRFQAMRVGYFAVDRESSMELFGDKVNGPDVLFLNRIVSLKEDGGKS; encoded by the coding sequence ATGGCGCCGAAGCTGAACGTGCAGGACCCTGAGATCGCACGGCTTTTGGAGCTGTTTGCGACGATCTCTCTTACGGGCCAGCGTGCTCAGGATACAGTCAAGAATGAAAAGTATGCGCGTGCACTCGAGCAGACTATCACATCGCTCCATCTCGACCAGGCGAACCTCGATCCAAAGCACAGCTCGTTTGTCGTCGTAGCGGCGTCGAGCGGTGCGGATCTGCCAGGAGAGAAACGCGATTATATTGTGCGGCGGATCCTGAGCAATGACCTAAAGAGCACGGATCAAATCAACACCGCGTGTAAGTACATCGCCTCGGAAGACATGCCGCTCGATGCACACGCATTTGACGCTGCGTGTGGTGTAGGCGTGGACGTGTCACCCGAAcagtgccgcgctgcagtgATAATGTACATGGATGAGCATGCCACTGAGCTCGAGGAGGTATGTGGCTGGCCAAAAATGTCGGCCATCAtgggcgccgtgcgcggcgatccgTCGATGCGGTGGGCCAATGCAGTGGATATCAAGACTGCTGTCGAACAAGAGCTGACCAAGCGCTTTggtccgcgcgccgctgcacaaaaaaaaaaggcAGCTACTACGAATGCGCCGGCCAAGAAGCCAAAGCAGGAGGAGCCGGGCACCGCACGCCCCGACGCCATGTTCAAGGAAGGTTTCCTTGCCAACCTGCACCCCGTCGGCGGAAATCCGCAGCGCATtcctgcactgcgcgagcagcatATAAAAGCAACCAACGGTTCGGTCATGACGCGCTTCCCCCCCGAGCCCAACGGTTTCCTGCACATTGGCCATTCCAAGGCGATTGCCGTTAATTttggatttgcgcgcttccaCGGCGGTCTTTGCTATCTGCGCTTTGACGACACGAATCCCGAAGCAGAAGAAGAAAAGTATTTCACCAGCATCATTGATACTGTTCGCTGGCTTGGGTTTGAACCGTACAAGGTGACCTACTCGTCGGACTACTTTCAGCGCCTTTACACGCTTGCCATTGACCTGATCAAGCGTGGCCTCGCTTTTGTCGACCACTCCACTCCTGAGGAGATCCGCCAAGGCCGTGGTGGTCCCGAgaaaggcgcgcgccaagaaaGCAAATGGCGCAACCGCCCCGCGGAAGAGAATTTGGCCGCGTTTGAGGCCATGCGTACCGGCAAGTACAAGCCCGGCGAGGCGGTCCTGCGTATGAAGCAGGACATTTTGGGCAGCGGCAATCCCCAGATGTGGGACCTGATTGCCTACCGTGTGCtcgaagcgccgcaccacCGCACTGGCAAGACGTGGTGTATCTACCCCACCTACGACTTTACCCACTGCCTGGTGGATAGCTTTGAAAACATCTCCCACTCGCTGTGCACCACCGAGTTCATTCTTGCACGCGAATCGTACGAGTGGCTGTGCGATGCACTGGAAGTATACAAGCCGCGCCAGTACGAGTACGGGCGCTTGTCGATCGAAGGCACGGTGATGtcgaagcgcaagatgctGAAACTTGTCAATGGCGGCTACGTCGACGGCTGGGACGATCCACGCATGTATACCTTGATTGgcttgcgccgtcgcggTGTGCCGCCAGGCGCCATCTTGTCGTTTGTCAATTCGTTGGGCGTCACAACCAACAACTCGGTCATTCAGACCAACCGATTTGACCAGAGTGTGCGTCAGttcctcgagctcgacacgcCGCGACTGATGATGGTGCTCAAGCCCCTCAAGATCACGATCGAAAATTTGCCCGACGACTTTTTGCTCGAGATTACAAAGCCACTGCACCCCAAGGTGCCGACCATGGGCAGCGCCAAGGTGCCGTTCACCAACACTGTGTACATTGACGCCTCCGACTTCCGTACTGAAGACGCCAAAGACTACTTCCGCCTCGCACCGGGCAAGACGGTTGGTCTGTACCAAGTCCCGGCGCCCATCACCTGCACCTCGTTTCGCACCGatgagcgcggcgaggccGTCGAGTTGATCTGCCGTTACGAGGAGGACCATCAAGGCAAGCCGCCGAAAACGTATATCCAATGGgtcgccgagcacgccCCCAGCCAAAGCCCTGTGCACATCAAGCAAGTCAACCTCTTCCGCAATCTCTTCACATGCGAGAGCCCCGCTGCGGAGGACAATTTCCTGGACCACATTAATCCAAACAGCCGCGATGTGCTGCACAATGCGATGCTTGAACCGGCATTTTTCGAAGTTGCACGCCTTTCTGTGGTGAATGCACACAAAGAGGCtgaggagcgcatgcgcgctgctgaaGCACTCACCGAGCaagcgctcggcaaggagcgcgcggTGAAAGAGACCCAAGACAAGGACGCTGTCCAGAATACCAAGTCCGAGACGGTCGGTAAGGAAGCCATTCGATTTCAGGCGATGCGCGTTGGCTACTTTGCAGTGGATCGTGAGAGCAGCATGGAACTATTTGGCGATAAGGTCAACGGCCCGGACGTCCTCTTCCTCAACCGCATCGTCTCCCTCAAGGAGGATGGGGGCAAATCGTAG